The following coding sequences lie in one Loxodonta africana isolate mLoxAfr1 chromosome X, mLoxAfr1.hap2, whole genome shotgun sequence genomic window:
- the LOC111748619 gene encoding histone H2A-Bbd type 1 → MTGQRRRRSHSKRRRPSLSRSTRAELQFPVSRVDRLLREGNYAQRLSSSTPVFLAGVLEYLTANILELAGNEAHNHHKMRITPEHVETALDSNPQLSRLLNDVTRSQMDDKPRSTKK, encoded by the coding sequence ATGACTGGGCAAAGACGCCGTCGCAGCCACTCTAAGCGTAGGAGACCATCTCTCTCCCGTTCCACAAGAGCAGAGCTGCAGTTTCCCGTGAGCCGGGTGGACCGTCTCCTGCGGGAGGGGAACTATGCCCAGCGCCTGAGTTCATCCACACCTGTTTTTCTCGCTGGTGTTCTCGAGTACCTGACGGCCAACATCCTGGAACTGGCGGGCAACGAAGCCCACAACCACCACAAGATGCGCATCACCCCAGAACATGTGGAGACAGCACTGGACAGCAACCCGCAGCTCAGCCGCCTCTTGAATGATGTGACCAGATCACAGATGGATGATAAGCCCCGATCAACGAAGAAGTGA